The Stigmatella ashevillena genomic sequence CAAGCAGGCAGAGAGAGGACTCGCGATGCGCATTCCGGACTTCAAGCTGGAGCGGTACTTCGCGCGGTGGGAGTTCACCGCGCCCCACCTGCTGTGCTCCTCGGACATCGAGGGATGGCGCATGGCGGAGCTGCTGGCGCTCGCGGATCCCGAGGCCCGGGCCCGGTGGGAGCATTTGACGCTCGGCTACACCGAGTCCACCGGCCTGCCCGCGCTGAAAGAGGCCATCGCGGCGCTCTACCCGGGCCTCTCCGCCGAGCAGGTGCTCACCTTCGCGGGGGCCGAGGAGGCCGTGTTCGTCCTCATGAATGTGTTGCTGGGGGCGGGGGACCACGCCGTGGTGACGTGGCCGGGCTACCAGTCCTTGCACGAGGTGGCCCGGGCGGCCGGGGCCGAAGTGACGTTGCTGCCCCTGCGAGAGGAGGAGGGGTGGGCGCTGGACCTCGATGCCTTGCGCTGCGCCCTTCGCCCCAACACCCGGTTGATCGTGGTGAACTTTCCCCACAACCCCACAGGCGCATTGCCCGGGCCCGCCGACTTCGAGGCGCTGTGTGCGCTGGCCGAGGAGCGGGGGGTGTACCTGCTGTCCGATGAGGTGTACCGCCTGCTGGAGCATGGCTCCGCTCAGCCGTTGCCCGCGGCGGTGGAGCGCACGGCGCGGGGCCTCAGCCTCGGGGTGATGTCCAAGGCCTTCGGTCTGGCGGGGCTTCGGGTGGGGTGGCTCGCGTGCCGCGACGCGGAACTGCTGCGACGGTGCGCGGCTTACAAGGACTACACCTCCATCTGCAACAGTGCCCCGAGTGAAGTGCTCGCCCTCATCGCCCTGCGTGAGAAGCAGCGGGTGCTGGCCCGGAGCCGGGCGATCCTCGAAGACAACCTGAAGCTCCTGGATGCCTTTTTCCTCCGCCACTCGGACACCTTGAGCTGGGTGCGGCCTCAAGCCGGCAGCGTGGCCTTTCCGCGCCTGCTGCGAGACATGCCCGTGGCTGACTTCTGCCAGGCGCTCGTGGAGCGAGAAGGGGTGTTGTTATTGCCGGGCACCGTCTATGACTTTCCCGGCAATCACTTCCGGATGGGGTTCGGCCGTACCCGCCTCCCCGAAGCCCTGACCCGGTTGGAGCACTTCATCGAGACACTGTGAGGTCGCTTCCAACCCACTCAATACATTTGACACATCGAGTCAGCTTCTTCAGGGAACCCTCATTCTTCATGGCTATCGCTTTGTCAGGGAATAGCGCCATAAGCTGCGCGCGCTCCCCAGCCGGATCCGATCTCGCGGGGGACACACTCTCATTCCCCCTTTGCTGGAGGCGCTCGCATGAAGAAGCTGTTCTCTGCCGTCATCTTGGCCCTGACCTTTCTGGTCGTCCCAGAAGCATCCGCGACCAACTACACCCTGTGGATTCACGGCCGGAACAGCGGCAAGACCCAGGCTGGCAATTACAATGACTTCAGTTATTGGGGTCCCAGCAGCGCCGCCGCGGGGGTGAACAAGAAGGCGGTGAACTGGAATGGAACGCAGAGGGTCGGCAGCGAGAACGGCCGCATCCGGGATGCGCTGGATTGCTTCTGCACGGGAACCAACTGGTGCTACATCGCGGTGCACAGCGCCGGGAATCTGCAGATTGGCTATGCGCTGTCGCTGCATGGCGGGTCGGCGCGTTACAAGAAGAACGCCACTCCCAACGCCAGTGGCGTGTGCGGCAATACGGATGGCACCACGCAAACCGGTTGGAACATCAAGTGGGTGGACGTGGCCTCGGGCGCGGGCGGCGGCAGTGAGCTGGCCGACGTGGGCGAGTGGGCGGTGAGCGAGCCGCTGGTAAGCGATCTGGTCACCACCACGTCACGCGCCATGTATGACCACAATATTACGCGTTCCAAGTGGTTCTACATGTTCGCGGGCGCCAAGGGGACGTTCTACGCGGCCATCCTCCCGGGCCAGGATGACGAGGCGGTGTCCTACCACTCCACGGGAGGCGTCTCGGGCACCTCCGGCGGCTCCTACTGCAACCCTGGAGACCTGCTCTGCTCCGGCACGCTGAACGCTGGCACCAACGCGTGCAGCAATGGAAAGGCCAAGTGGAGCTACCACTCCCTGTCCCTGCGCGATGATGGAGAAGCCTACAACCACCACGCCAACGGCAACTGGGCGGGCATCATCGCCCCGGTCCGCGCGGACGTGGCCACGTACGCCTACTGAGTGACTCGCCCCCATGTCTCTGCCCCCTTCTGGCTCTGTTTCCGGTTCCCGGTCCCGCCGTGCGGCGTGGCTGTTGTTGCTCGTGCCTCTGCTGTTCGGCGGATGGTGGTGGGGCCGGGGCTCCGGAGGGGATGGCGAGGCAGAGTCCCCAGGGGGCGCTGACAGGGCGGGGGCGGAGGGGCTCGCGGGCAACCGCGGGGACCCTCGTGCTTCGGCCCGGCTGGACCGGAAGGCCGCGCCCCTTCAAGCGGCGAAGCCTTCTGGAAAGCCCTCTCGCTCTCCCGAGGAGGAAGAGCGGGAGGCGAAGCGCGAGCTCTGGGAGAAGCGGCTCGAGAGGGCCCGGTTCACGCTCGACACCTACCGGCAGGGGACGCGCTATCCCCCCCAGTCGCGGCCCATTCGAGAGCATCCGGATCAGGAGCAGCTCCCCGCGCCGGAGCGCTCCCAGCCTCTGAGCAAGGACGCTCGGGATGTGGAGCTTCGGCTGAAGCAGGAGAAAGTCTTTGTCGTGGGCGACGAGGCCGTCCACTTCTACGTGGGGTGCGAGAATGCGAACACCCACGAGCCCCTGCCTTGCGAAGTGGTGGGGGGCATGGCCCACGAAGCCGAGCACATGGTGGGGGCCGCGGGTGGCCCCCCGGCGGTTCCCCTGGCCTTCGGAGATGAAGGCAGCCAAGGGGATGTGCTCGCCCGGGATGGCACCTTCACGGCGCGCTTCCAGCCGTCGAAGCAAGGCTTTGCGATGTTCTCTGGCACGCTGCGCGTCGAGTTCCAAGTCCGGTCGAGAGGCCAGGAGGGGCGTGCGTTCTTCGACATCCTCTATACGCCCATTCCGCCCGCCCAGTTGACGGGCAAGGTGCGCGAGGTGGTGGAGCAAGGGTCTCTTCAGCTCTATCTGGGCATTCACGTGCGCAAGGCGGGCCGCTACGTGCTGACGGGGCGTGTGGATGATGAGGGGGGCGTGCCCTTTGGGCATGTGTCCTTCAATGAAGAGCTGGCCGCGGGGACGCACGAGGTGAAGTTCACGCTGTTCGGCAAGCTGCTCATCGACGAGGCGCCCAGCTTTCCCTTGAGGCTGCGCGATGTGGATGGGTTCCTCTTGAAGGAAGAGGGAGATCCCGATCGCGAGTTGATGGCGGCCCTGCGAGGGCCTGTCCACGCCACGCGAGAGTACCCGCCCACGGTCTTCTCTCCGGATGAGTGGCAATCGGAGGAGCGCACCCGCTACCTCGACGAGTTCACCCGGGATGTGAACGAGGCCCAGGAGCAACTCGGCTCTGTCTCGGGGCCCGGCGCACCGTAGGCGCGCGGGGTCAGCCTTCTGCGCCGTCCGGCGTGTCCTCGGCAGAGGGTGCGAAGGTGGAGGGGGTGGGGGCCATGCCCCCGAGCAGGGCGGCGGTGAGGGCAGGCTCCCCAGGGGCCAGGCCTCCCGCGAACAGGCCCGCTCCGCGCCCTTGAGACTCGGCCAGGGCCTCGGCGGGCGTCACGTTCGCCGAGGAGATGGCCTCGATGAGCTCGTCATTGCCCAGTACCGCCACGGCCCGGGCCGCGCTCGCGGCGTAGAGCGTGCTCAGCGTTTCGGCCGGAGTCTCCGCGGGGAGGCTGTAGCCAAGGAATATCTGGCTTTGAGCGTGGAGGGCGGGGACCACCGTCTCCCAGGCAAAGGCACCCACCGTGCCTCCCACGAGCAGGATGCGCAGCACCTCCGCGCGCAGCGAAGCGTCCGCGCCCAGGAACTCCTCCATGCGCTCGGGGTCCGTGAGGAGGTGCGTCCAGGCGGCGCCGAGCCCCTCCACCTCTCCTTGAAAGAGCAGGGGGGCCAGGGGGCCCAGCAGGCTGGCGGTATCATCCCCGAGCTGCGCGAGCTGGGAGGCGTAGAGCTGGGTGAGCGCCGCCGCCACCTCGCCCAGGGCGTGCGGTGCCAGTCCCAGCCCGGGAATGCCAAGCACCTCGCCGCTCAGCGCGCCCAGCGGGAGCCGCTCTCCGGTGCGCAGCCCTTCCACGGTCTGGCAGGCGCTCTGGGTAATCATGCGCGCCACCGCCGAGCCCACCGGCCCGCCCAGCGCCATGCCCAGGTGGCCCATGGCGGTGGCCAGGAACCCGAGCGCCACGCTGTCGCTCACCCCGGAGGGCTGGGATTGCCGGGCCAGGGCTTCCTCGGTGAACGCGGGCAGGTTCTGGAAGAAGCACTGGTGCTGCAAGGCCGCCAGCACCAGGAACTGGGCCACCTGCTGGGGCGCGCTCTCGGCGAGACATGGCTCTTCCAACTCGCGCAGCCCCTCCGCGGCGGCGCTCGCGAGCGCCCGCCGGTGCTCTTTCACGGGGCTGTCTTCCTGGGCCGTCTGGAGGATCTCGTCCGCCAAGGCGTGCACGAGCTGCGCGGCTTGATCCGGGCGCAGCACGTGGGGAATCAGAACCGCGAGCGCCTGGGCATCCACGGGCCGAGACAGCGAGGCCAGTTCGGGGAAGCGGGGCACCAAGGCCTCGGGAAACCGCGCAATGGGAGCGACTTGCCCGGGCTCGAAGGCTTGCAGTGAGAGCTGGGCCTCGTGGGCGGCCATGCTGGTGAGGTTGCCCCTATATAAGGAGAGCAGCTCCAGCAGGAACGTGGGCCGCACCAGGAAGAAGGAGGCGTTGGCCAGACGCTGCGCGGGTGACAACCGGGGGTCACCGAAGAGCTGCTGGCCCATGGGGTCCGAGAACAGGGCCTCCCACTGGGCCTCATCCTGCTGGCTTGCCTCGGGGTCGTTGGGGTGGCGCGCGCGGGCCAGATTGACCGCGAGCCCTCTCTGGAACTCGCGCTCTTGAAAGGACGGGGCGTCCGCCTGGAGGAGCGCCTGCGTGAGCAGGGCCTCGGTGGTGGGCTGCCGTGGCAGCTCCGCGGCTGCAAGCAGCAGTCGGCCCAGGATCGCTGCGCCACGGGGAGGGCTTGTGTCCGGGGGCGTCTGCATCAGGCCTGCATGACGGAGCGGACGAAGTCCGCGAGGCGCGGCTCACCGATCTGCTGGAGCAGGGCCTGGGTGGCCTCGGGGTGGGCCGAGGCGGTCAGAGCGGCAGCGCGCTGGAAGGGGGGCGCCTCGCCTGGGCCGGGGGTCTGGCCTTGCTCATAGAGCGCCATGGCCAGTTGCGTCTGTTGCCCTGCGGTCCCTCGGGAAGACACTTGGCGGGCCGCCTCCATCGGGTCCTTGCCCTCGGCCAGCGCTCCGGTGGGGCTGAGCAGGCCCGCGAACTCCTCGGCGGAGAGCGGGAGCACCTCATCGGTCGAGGCCAGGGGGGCGTCCGCGGCCTGCCGTGCGCCGGGCAGGTCATCCAGGGAAGGCATGAAGGCATCCGCGGTCGCTTCGTCCGCCGAGGGCTCCGTGTGGGTGGGCACATCGTCGAACGAGGGCATGAACCCATCCCCCGTCGTGGCAGCGGAATCCGAGGGGTTGAAGGTGCTGGCGAGCTCGGAGAGGATCTCGTCGCGAGCGGTCCCCTCGGGCATGTCGAGCACGAGGTCGGCATCGCTGCGCGACAAGGAGAGGGCGCGGGTCAGCCCTGGGTTCGCTTGCTCCCAGGCTGCGGCATCCGGGAACGGGGTCTCCGGCGCCGAGGGGTCGGTGACGCGGCCATCGGCGTGCTGCACCACCGAGCGGCCTGGCGCATCCCCTTCGGAGGTGTACAGCAGCACGGAGTCTTCCTCGCCCGCCAGTTGGGCGGACTTTTCGAGGTCGGCCGGGGCCGTCAGCCCGGGAGCCGACGCATTCCCCCGTGAGGGCTCCAGCGAAGCCTGCGCGGCCGACGAGCGAGAACCCGGCATGCCCCAGGAGTGGCTTCCGGGAGGAGGCGGAATGTTCGTCCCGAGCAGGTGCTGGTAGCGGGGCAGGGCCGCCTGGAAGTCGCTCAAGCCCGCGTACCCTCGCAACATGTCCGCGTTCCGGGGCTGGCCCGCGAGGCCCGGCGCATGTGCGGACAGGGGCGAGCGCTCCACCTCCTGGGCGGACTGGAAGTCACTCTGGCCCGAGAAGCCCCGCTGCACGGGGGCCACGGGCGCGGGCGGTGCCTGCCGGATGGGGGCGAGCGCCTCATAGCGGGTCGCCCACGCCGTGGAAGAGATACCGGAGAGAATTCTGCGGATGGAGCTCATCAGGGCACCTCGCGGCACGGAGGACGGGCAGCATCCTCATTGTCGCTCGGACCCGGTGGAAGTTGCTACCCCGGAGGACTGCTCGAACCCTCCTTCGCTGCCAGCCCGGGGCCGTGAGGGGGCCGTGCCTGTGGGATGGACGCTTGCCCCTCGCCCTGGCCTCCAGCCCGTGGGGTTGACGGCAAGCACTGTGCTGGAGGTGAGGGGGGCCTACTGTGCCTTGCGCTTGGGCTATCCCCCCTGTAGCTCCTCATGGCGTCAACCAGGGAGAGACCCGTGGAGATGATGATCGGCGTGGTGGTGATGGTGCTCCTGGTCGTGGTGCTGGGGCCCGGCCTGTGGAGCTCGAGCTTGAGCCTGCGCAAGGAAGCGGACGCGCGGCGCAAGCGCGAGGATGAGAGCACCAAGCAGGGCGAGGAGAAGCCGTGAATGAACCGGGTGAAGCCCCTTGCGAGGCTTCACCCGGTCCGAGGAGCAGTCCCAAGAGCTCCGCTTGCAAGGTGGGCCGTGGCTACCAGCTCACCGAATCGATGTAGACGGTTCCCGACCAGGCGCCGTTGGTGAAGATCTCGAGCCCCAGCTCGGCGAAAGGCGATACCGCATTGGCGGGCACCTGGAGGGTGAGGGTGTTCCAACTGCCCGCCGTCATGGGCCCGGTGCTCACCCACGCGCCGGTGTACTTCCACTTGCCCCCCGGGCCCTGAATGACGAAGGGCTGCAACCCGCTGACGCGGCTGTTGGGGGGAAACCAGACCCGGAACGAGAGCGTCTTGCCCGCGGGCACGGAGACATTGCTCACGGACACCTTGACGAGCCCTCCTGTGCCCGTGGACACCAGTTGCGCCGCCAGCGCGTGCGTGCCCGCCCAGGCCTGCTCGGTGGAGGACGACACGCCCTTGAGCATCTCGCCCCACATGACCCAGTTCTGGAGGCCATCCTCGAAGTGGAACGGCGCCGTATCCGTGGGCGGCGGCCCGGTCTCGGGATCATCGCTCGGCAGGGGCAGTCCACCTGCCCGCAGGAAGGCGCCGGCCCGGCTCTTCATGAAGAGCTGCCCATCCGGGTAGAAGTCGTTCGTGTAGGAACTCTGTCGGCCTTCTCCCCGGCCGAAGAGCAGGGCGATGACGCCGCTGCTGGCGAACTTCTCCAGGTGGGCGGTGTCACCGGAGCCGAAGAAATACTCGGCCCGGTTGTCCTGGTAGCCCGCGCGCGGCGCGTCGCCGGTGTTGTCCACGTTGAGATGGTTCGAGTTGCCGAGGGGGATCTGCCACAGCACCCAGCGCTTCTGGGACGCCACGTTCCACAGGCGCAGCCACTCCGCGTAGCGGTTGAAGCTCTTCGAGGTGATGGGCGCCGTGTCGCTGGGATCCCACCACCGGTCCTGGGCGGAGGTGCGCTCGTAGAACGCCGCGTCGCGATCCAGCGGATCCGCCACCAGCACATCCCACGTCGCTCCCGTGGCATTGGGTGCCAGGCCCAGGGGCTTGAGGAACGTGTGGACCTTGGCCACCTCGGGCTCCAGCGGCTCCGTCAGGGAGAAGTGCGCGATGTCCTTGCCGCTCGCCCAGGCCGAGATGTGGAGGCCCAAGAGGGCGTTGCTGGCCCCCACCGCCTTGCGCAGTTGGAGGAAGGCGAGTCCCCATCCGGCCACCGTGTCGGGCAGCCCCGCCAGCTCGGGCAGGCCCGTGGCCGCCACCGCCGCGTAGGCATTGGGATTGTCCTGGGATTGATGCTCCATCAAGGCGAAGCCATCCGCCTCCATCAGGATGAGCACGGGCTTGCCGAAGTCCTTGGCCCGCTGCATGAGGAGCTTGAAGTCCTCGAAGTAGCTCTTCATGGTCGCGGTGTTCTGCGCCTTGACCAGGAACTGGGCCTCTCCGCCGCCGGGCTCACCGTTCAACTGGTAGTACTGGATGGCGGGCAGATAGCCCTGGAGATCGCACTCCTTCATGTATTGAAGGCCCCAGGAGCCGTCGTGTTGCCCGTAGCCGAAGTTGTTGGCCCAGCCTTTGACGAAGTAGCGGTAGCGCACGTTCCAGGGCACGCCGCTGTCCTTCATCCACGTCTTCCCCGTCTCCTCGAAGAGCCCCACCATCAGCTTCGCGGGGAGCCCCGGGGGAATGCTCCCTGCCGCGGGTTCCACCGCGGCCCATCCTGGCTGCCAGGCCAGTCCAACCCCCACCATCGCCGCCCACACCCATGCTCGTCTCATGACGTCGAAGGTAGGAACGGCTCATCCGGTTTCATTCCCTGGACTTTGGGCCTGCCTTGAGTGCGGCGGGGCGGACGGCTCTGACTTCAGGGTGGCTTCTCACCCCGGTTCCGACTCCAGGCAGGGGCAGGCAGGGCAAGCCCAGCCCTGGGTCCACTAGCGCGGCATCTTCACCCGTCGGCGGCGCACGGTGTCGGCTCCTCCCAGCGAGGTGAGCACGCTGGCCAGCAGTTGCTTCGCTTGCTTCACCGCGCGCGGGCCGTGCTCTTGCGTGAAGCGCTGCTCGAGTCCCGCGCGCACGGCCCGGCCGTGCTCGACGGCGGCCAGTCCTCGCGCCGAGAGGCGGATTCGGCGCACGCGCGCGTCGCCGGAGGCGACCTCCTCGACGAAGCCCTGCTTTTCCAGCTCGGCGATGGTCTTCGACGTGGCCTGCTGGGTCACCTCCATCAGCGCCGCGAGCTCGCCGATGGACCGGGCGTCCTCCAGCAGGTGCTGAAAGACGAAACCGTGCGCATGGCGCAGCCCCTGGAAGCCCGCGGCGTGCATCTGCTCGAGCACCAGCTCGTTCACGCGCATTCCCACGAAGAGGGCCAGATGGCCCAGGTCCAGTGCATCCAGGGAAACGGAGGAGGGGTCAGGGGCTCGCCGTGGCATCCGCTGGGTCTTGCATCCACAACCCAGGTTGTGCAACTGTGGTTGCACATTCAAGTTGCGTATTCAGGAGGACGCCATGTCCATGACCAATCTCGAGGTGGTTCAGAGCTATCTCCAGGCCCTGGAGCAGGGAGCGACGGGGGAGGCCCTCGCCCGGTTCTTTCACCCTGAGGTCTCTCAACGGGAGTTTCCCAACCGGCTCACCCCGTCCGGGGCAACGCGAGACATGCAGGCGCTGCTCGATGCCGCGAAACGAGGTCAAAAGGTGATGACCTCACAGCGCTACAAGGTCCTTCAGGCGGTGGCGCAAGGAGATCAGGTGGCCCTGGAGGTCGACTGGAGCGGCACGCTCGCCGTCCCCTTGGGCTCGTTGCCTGCGGGAGGAACGATGCGCGCCTGGATCGGCATGTTCGTGACCGTTCGTGACGGACGCATCCTCTCTCAGCGCAACTACGACTGCTTCGAACCGTTCTGACCTCGGACGCTGTGCTCATCTTTCCCACCCCGCCCTACTTTGATCAGGGCGCTTGGGTGGGGCTGCGATTGACACGCTGTCGCATGACTTAGACGATGCCCTCATGTCCGACGCACAATGTTCATCGAGCCTCTCGCGATTTGCAGCGCTCACAGTTCTTCTCGCCCTTGCCGCTTGTGGCGGCGGCAACCCGGACGATCCCAAGCCGGATGGAGGGGGCCCGGGAGACACTCCCGACGCTTCGACGGATGGGGGCCGCGATGGGGGGCCGGTCAACCCCACGGACTGTGGGAACGGCATCCTCCAGGCGGGAGAGACGTGCGACGACGGCAACGCGAAGGATGGGGACGGGTGCTCGTCGGCCTGCTCGGCCGAGTCGGGGTGGATCTGCCGGACGCCGGGCCAGCCCTGTGTGCTGAACGTGTGCGGAGACGGAGTCCGAGGACCGAAGGAGAGCTGCGACGACTTCAACACCCGCTCGGGCGATGGATGCAGCGCCACGTGTGCGGTGGAGGCGGGATGGAACTGCCCCAGCGGCGGTGGCAACTGCCAGGCGGCCAAGTGCGGCGACAACATCGTGGCTGGAGATGAGGATTGCGAGGACGGGAACGCCACTGCGGGAGACGGGTGCAGCGCCACGTGCCGACTGGAGGACGGGTTCAAGTGCCCGACGCCAGGCCAGGCCTGCGCGCGCACCACGTGCGGGGACACGAAGGTGGAGGGGACGGAGCAGTGCGACGATGGGAACAACGACATGGGGGATGGGTGCTCGCCGTTGTGCAAGCGGGAGCCCGTGTGCAGCAATGGCAATTGCACGGCCATCTGCGGTGACAACCTCATCCTGCCAGGCAGCTCGGAGGAGTGTGATGACGGCAACGTGCGGGACAACGATGGGTGCTCGTCCACCTGCAAGCTGGAGCCTGGCTTCCAGTGCAAGCAGATCGAGAGCGAGCCCCCGTCCGAGGTGAAGATCCCGGTGGTCTATCGGGACTTCATCGGCAACGACCAGACTCATGCCCAGAAGCACATCGATTTCGAGAACGCGACGGGAAGTGGTGAGCTGGGACTTGTCAAAGATGTGCTGGGAGCGAATCAGAAGCCGGACTATGCGAAGGAGGGCCAGTCGAGCTCCAGCACGCACGGCAAGGCCGCCTTCGACCAGTGGTACACCGATTCGGCGAAGAGCAAGACCATCGTCGAGACACTCACCTTGGTGCAGGAGAAGGATGGCCAGGGCAAGCCGACGGGCAACTACGTGTACTCCAACAGCAACTTCTTCCCGCTGGACAACAAGGGCTGGGTGGCGACGGGGGACGAGCCTCGGCGCACCGGTAACCACAACTTCAGCTTCACCAGCGAGAACCGGTACTGGTTCGAGTACAAAGGGACGGAGAAGCTCACGTTCACTGGCGACGATGACGTGTGGGTGTTCGTCAACAAGCGTCTCGCATTGGATCTCGGGGGAGTTCACTCGGAGCAGAGTGGAACGGTGGATCTCACGCCGACCTCTGCCGCCACGAAGTACAACCTGAGGAAGGGTGGCGTCTACGAGGCGGTGGTGTTCCAGGCGGAGCGCCACACCACGCAGTCCAACTACAAGCTCACCCTGGGCAACTTCACCACCCGGCGGACGGAGTGCACGAGCAGCTGCGGCGATAGCGTGGTGCAGCCGCCGGAGGAGTGTGACACGGGGACGAACCCGGGAGGCTACGGGCAGTGCGCCCCTGGGTGCATCTATGGACCGCGGTGTGGGGATGGAATCGTGCAGGAGGCGTTCGGGGAGAGCTGCGACGACGGGAACGACGACAACGACGACCTGTGCAGCAACACCTGCAAGCCGCGCATCGGCTGATGGACGTTGAGGGGGGGGCCGCGCACGCGCGCGGCTCCCCGCTCCCTTGGCGGGGAAGCAACCTTGGCCAGGGTGTGCGCGGGGGGGATGCATCCAGCTTCCGGGCCCCCCTGGGCCAAATCCATTGAAGACAGGGTAGATTGGGATTTATCCGCCGTTCTGCCTCGTCCTCCTTCCTGGCCCAATCGCGCATGAAGCTCAGCCTTGCAGCCCGGGTGACCGCAGCCTTCTTGCTGGTGGTGTTCGTGCTGACGTTTGGCAGCGTGGCGATGGTGGCCATGTCGCTGCGCAAGAGCCTCGAAGAGGGGCTCGCCCGGAACATGGAGCAGGACATCGTTAGCTGGCATGGGCTCCTGGAGCAGGAGGGGCGGGTGCTCGCGGCGTCGGCCCGCGGGGTCGCCAACGGGCCCGTCCTCCGCTCGGTGCTCGCGGGAGATGCGGAATCCGCCACGCTCCAGGGCCTCGCCGACGAGCAGCGCTCGCTGGTGGGCGTGGACCTGCTGCTGCTCGTGGATCCGTCCGGGAAGGTGAAGGCGGGCAGCCTCACGGGCTCGATGCCCACGGTGCCTCCCGTGGAGGAGTTGCGCGAGCGCACCGGGTTGCTCCTGAGCGAGGACGTTCCCTATTGGAGCGTGAGCATGCCCGTGGAGGCCCGAGGGCGCGTTCTGGGCTTCCTCATCCTGGGCGTCCGCCTGGACGAGGGCCCCGTGCGCAGGTTCCAGGCGCAACGCGGCACGGAGATGATGTTGCTGATGGGGCGGAGCGTGAGCGCCCGGGGCCTGCACTCGGTGAAGCCCCAGGACGTGCTTCCGGTGCTGCCCACCTCGGGGAACTTCCGCCGCTTCCTGGTGCTGCGGGGGGTGCGTGTCCTGGCGGCCCAGGTGGAGGTGGGCGAGGGGTTGCGGCTGGTGCTCGTGCGCAGCGCGGAGGAGGACTATGTCCGCTTCCATTCCACCCAGATGGGGCTCATCGGGCTGGGGGCCGCGTGTGCGCTCATCGCCGGCGCGGTGGCGTTTCTCATTGCCCGGCGGGTGACGGAGCCGCTGCGGCAGCTCACCGCCGCCGCGGCGCGCGTGGTGGCGGAAGGGGACTTCCGGGGGACGCTGGAGGTGAACTCACGGGATGAGATTGGGGAGTTGGCCACCTCGTTCCGGCAGATGATGC encodes the following:
- a CDS encoding aminotransferase class I/II-fold pyridoxal phosphate-dependent enzyme; the protein is MRIPDFKLERYFARWEFTAPHLLCSSDIEGWRMAELLALADPEARARWEHLTLGYTESTGLPALKEAIAALYPGLSAEQVLTFAGAEEAVFVLMNVLLGAGDHAVVTWPGYQSLHEVARAAGAEVTLLPLREEEGWALDLDALRCALRPNTRLIVVNFPHNPTGALPGPADFEALCALAEERGVYLLSDEVYRLLEHGSAQPLPAAVERTARGLSLGVMSKAFGLAGLRVGWLACRDAELLRRCAAYKDYTSICNSAPSEVLALIALREKQRVLARSRAILEDNLKLLDAFFLRHSDTLSWVRPQAGSVAFPRLLRDMPVADFCQALVEREGVLLLPGTVYDFPGNHFRMGFGRTRLPEALTRLEHFIETL
- a CDS encoding MarR family winged helix-turn-helix transcriptional regulator, which translates into the protein MPRRAPDPSSVSLDALDLGHLALFVGMRVNELVLEQMHAAGFQGLRHAHGFVFQHLLEDARSIGELAALMEVTQQATSKTIAELEKQGFVEEVASGDARVRRIRLSARGLAAVEHGRAVRAGLEQRFTQEHGPRAVKQAKQLLASVLTSLGGADTVRRRRVKMPR
- a CDS encoding nuclear transport factor 2 family protein, with product MSMTNLEVVQSYLQALEQGATGEALARFFHPEVSQREFPNRLTPSGATRDMQALLDAAKRGQKVMTSQRYKVLQAVAQGDQVALEVDWSGTLAVPLGSLPAGGTMRAWIGMFVTVRDGRILSQRNYDCFEPF
- a CDS encoding DUF4215 domain-containing protein, with translation MSDAQCSSSLSRFAALTVLLALAACGGGNPDDPKPDGGGPGDTPDASTDGGRDGGPVNPTDCGNGILQAGETCDDGNAKDGDGCSSACSAESGWICRTPGQPCVLNVCGDGVRGPKESCDDFNTRSGDGCSATCAVEAGWNCPSGGGNCQAAKCGDNIVAGDEDCEDGNATAGDGCSATCRLEDGFKCPTPGQACARTTCGDTKVEGTEQCDDGNNDMGDGCSPLCKREPVCSNGNCTAICGDNLILPGSSEECDDGNVRDNDGCSSTCKLEPGFQCKQIESEPPSEVKIPVVYRDFIGNDQTHAQKHIDFENATGSGELGLVKDVLGANQKPDYAKEGQSSSSTHGKAAFDQWYTDSAKSKTIVETLTLVQEKDGQGKPTGNYVYSNSNFFPLDNKGWVATGDEPRRTGNHNFSFTSENRYWFEYKGTEKLTFTGDDDVWVFVNKRLALDLGGVHSEQSGTVDLTPTSAATKYNLRKGGVYEAVVFQAERHTTQSNYKLTLGNFTTRRTECTSSCGDSVVQPPEECDTGTNPGGYGQCAPGCIYGPRCGDGIVQEAFGESCDDGNDDNDDLCSNTCKPRIG
- a CDS encoding methyl-accepting chemotaxis protein — encoded protein: MKLSLAARVTAAFLLVVFVLTFGSVAMVAMSLRKSLEEGLARNMEQDIVSWHGLLEQEGRVLAASARGVANGPVLRSVLAGDAESATLQGLADEQRSLVGVDLLLLVDPSGKVKAGSLTGSMPTVPPVEELRERTGLLLSEDVPYWSVSMPVEARGRVLGFLILGVRLDEGPVRRFQAQRGTEMMLLMGRSVSARGLHSVKPQDVLPVLPTSGNFRRFLVLRGVRVLAAQVEVGEGLRLVLVRSAEEDYVRFHSTQMGLIGLGAACALIAGAVAFLIARRVTEPLRQLTAAAARVVAEGDFRGTLEVNSRDEIGELATSFRQMMHQLRDVLLALRAASTQLEAAATQLSLEASEQNRTATRQVAALYETQVTAQELQRSSQAAALRAQTILQVAEQADSLGSAGELSVESSVGGLTHIREQVDQIARTSQELQQRTAQIGGITQTVKDLADQSNMLALNAAIEAVRSGEHGKGFGVVAREIRSLADQSAEATGRVQEILTDISRAIAATVHTSESGAREVEGGLAQVRATGDSLRALASLIHDNGLAVREIAETVSQQDAGIAQIFEALRDLSMLSQETVTRLTATEQAASKLSLASREVGSIVGQYKL